One window of Chamaesiphon minutus PCC 6605 genomic DNA carries:
- a CDS encoding Crp/Fnr family transcriptional regulator, which translates to MTVSPLLAENCPDLVLLAHIHQLQELLIIRSCKRIEEMLLKLLTWLGQRFGEAGEAGIIFKTFLTHQDLAETLNTTRVTITRSMRRLESQGTIRHLDNRRLFIVLGSSPVENRSVYSSSDPAPQKLVENLATFTSHSSIIPIVGVAAPRSNRPLSISCR; encoded by the coding sequence ATGACAGTATCACCATTACTTGCCGAAAACTGTCCCGACTTGGTATTGCTGGCACATATTCACCAACTCCAAGAACTACTAATTATTCGCAGTTGTAAGCGGATTGAAGAGATGTTGTTGAAACTCTTGACTTGGCTGGGGCAAAGATTTGGCGAGGCGGGGGAGGCGGGAATAATCTTCAAAACTTTCTTGACTCATCAAGATCTAGCCGAAACATTGAACACCACACGAGTGACGATTACGCGCAGCATGAGACGATTGGAGTCTCAAGGGACGATTCGCCACTTAGATAACCGTCGGCTGTTTATCGTTCTCGGATCGTCTCCCGTGGAGAATCGATCTGTCTACTCGTCAAGCGATCCTGCTCCTCAGAAACTAGTTGAAAATCTCGCTACATTTACCAGCCACAGTTCGATAATTCCGATCGTTGGCGTAGCCGCTCCCAGGTCGAATCGCCCTCTGAGTATTAGCTGCCGCTAA
- a CDS encoding SdiA-regulated domain-containing protein, whose product MAIRITEYSYTAANTEFFELTNTGTTPIDLTGWSFDDNTRTSGSFLLTGLGILKAGESASVTEAVDANVFRTAWGIPATVKILGGSNQGLGRADEINIYDPTGTLVDRLTYNDETIAGSPRTQNVSAWTELANLGTNDPTKWKLSVVGDAQGSKVSVTGGDIGNPGSYISTPTLAGIDLSTYTRVGRYDLPEPTRTTVPAGNLLAQEASAVTYNVDTDTLFIVGDGGRTIVQVDKTGKLIDSMTLAAGASPQGTEFYDPEGLTYIGGGKFVMVEERDRQAVSFTYAKDTTLTRANTQTVKLGTTIGNIGLEGISYDPQTSGYIAVKEESPQGVFQTTIDFAAGTASNGSPTTVNSTNLFDPALAGLSDLADVFALSNLSALNGKADFGNILLLSQVSGKVVEVDRTGKILSSLTIVTDAGNPLSVADQGHEGLTVDKNGNLYIVSENGGGNSDRPQLWVYAPTGTPNPNPNPNPNPNPNPNPPPAPNPNLFVSEVTPWASGNTTYAADWFEVTNKGTTAVDITGWKVDDNSNSFASAVALNGVTSIAPGQSVVFIEATDLAAAKTAFQNAWFGSTVPSGFTIGNYSGAGIGLSTGGDAVNLYNAAGSLVTGVTFGASPTASPFATFDNQAGLGGTTTLPTISTLSVAGTNGAILANDKIEIGSPGSIANSTTPTPTGMFKLQLLHFADQEAGIPALEDAPRLSAVLNALKNQDGSDAGTAPDFPNTLILSSGDAYIPGAFLNASELAFGGQGRADILIQNELGVQAIAFGNHEFDLGTTLVANLLKPGAAIPATGTTPAFPAYPGAAFPYLSGNLNFAPDANLAPLVTADGQEANKIAGKIAGTTFINVNGQKIGIVGATTPTLRNISSPGNVTVSPATFGGTPTPAELDALAAIIQTDVDALLAANPDMNKVIVMAHMQQISIETELAKRLKNVDIIMAGGSNTRLLDSNDVLRPGDTNQGQYPTFLTGADGKPIALINTDGNYKYVGRLVIDFDDNGNIVPSSYDATVSGAYATNAAGVTALNAQSSVDPEIQTIVDKLKTVVAAQDGAIFGHTDVFLNGTRSDVRTQETNFGNLSADANLAIAKALDPTVTISIKNGGGIRDNIGSVTFPTGGTNAADAIKSPPAANPLANKSEGDISQLDITNSLRFNNGLTLVTLTAAQLLQTIEHSVAGTAPGATPGQFGQFGGIKFSFDATRPAGDRVISLAVEAQTPGGAQQVVVQNGEVVGNPDRTFRIITLNFLASGGDGYPFPAFQTANPTRFDRVDLLGEPDTNNNGFEASEDLNRNGKQDAALVEPTSFRKANFAPFGSEQDALAEYLVQTFPNPTKPFNQADTAPALDERIQNLAARKDTVIAPPPVNPTSLISGTAGVDKLIAGTAGFDGINDIVFTGAGNDEVDVAIAGAAAGNNRIDLGSGNDIIYVANNDRAFGSAGDDIFEAGDATGYRISGGAGNDTLYLGTNGRGLGGDGNDKLYVGLGGANLLSGGAGADQFWIANAELPGAANTILDFQIGIDVIGIQGAKSLGISATTLVLSQVGTDTAINFGGQTLALLTGIQASSLTPGNASQFVFA is encoded by the coding sequence ATGGCGATCCGGATTACTGAGTATTCATACACCGCTGCTAATACTGAATTTTTTGAGTTAACCAATACTGGCACTACCCCGATCGATCTGACGGGTTGGAGTTTTGATGACAATACTCGCACTTCTGGTTCGTTTTTATTAACTGGTTTGGGGATTTTGAAAGCTGGTGAATCGGCGAGCGTTACTGAAGCCGTCGATGCGAATGTCTTTCGGACTGCTTGGGGCATCCCTGCAACTGTCAAGATCCTGGGCGGCTCCAACCAAGGGTTGGGACGTGCTGATGAGATTAATATTTACGATCCTACTGGTACGTTAGTCGATCGCTTGACCTACAACGATGAGACGATCGCGGGTTCGCCACGCACCCAAAATGTTAGTGCCTGGACAGAACTAGCAAACCTCGGTACCAATGACCCGACTAAATGGAAACTGTCTGTCGTTGGCGATGCTCAAGGCTCTAAAGTATCGGTAACTGGTGGCGATATCGGTAATCCTGGCTCTTATATATCGACCCCCACTTTGGCGGGAATCGATTTGTCTACATATACCCGCGTCGGTCGCTACGACCTGCCCGAACCCACCCGCACTACGGTACCTGCGGGCAACCTACTGGCTCAAGAAGCCTCCGCAGTGACTTACAACGTCGATACCGATACGTTATTTATCGTCGGCGATGGTGGTAGAACGATCGTCCAAGTCGATAAAACTGGTAAATTAATCGACTCGATGACCTTAGCGGCTGGAGCTAGTCCGCAAGGTACCGAATTTTACGACCCTGAAGGTTTGACCTACATCGGTGGTGGTAAATTCGTGATGGTCGAAGAACGCGATCGTCAAGCCGTCTCGTTTACTTATGCCAAAGACACTACTCTAACCAGAGCGAATACCCAAACCGTCAAACTCGGTACGACGATCGGCAATATCGGGCTAGAAGGGATTAGTTACGATCCGCAGACGAGCGGCTACATTGCCGTTAAAGAAGAATCACCCCAAGGCGTATTTCAAACTACGATCGATTTTGCAGCGGGGACTGCAAGTAACGGTTCGCCAACTACGGTTAACTCGACGAATCTCTTCGATCCAGCTCTGGCGGGACTGTCCGACTTGGCGGATGTGTTTGCATTGTCCAACCTTTCAGCACTCAATGGCAAAGCCGATTTTGGCAACATCTTATTACTGAGTCAAGTATCGGGCAAAGTCGTCGAAGTCGATCGCACAGGTAAAATCTTGAGTTCGTTAACGATCGTCACAGATGCTGGCAATCCTCTATCCGTTGCCGACCAGGGGCATGAAGGGCTGACTGTAGACAAAAATGGCAATTTATACATCGTCAGTGAAAATGGCGGCGGTAATAGCGATCGACCCCAGCTTTGGGTTTATGCACCGACAGGTACTCCCAATCCGAACCCAAACCCGAATCCTAACCCAAACCCCAATCCCAACCCGCCACCAGCCCCCAATCCGAATCTGTTCGTCTCTGAGGTGACACCGTGGGCGAGTGGGAATACAACCTATGCTGCCGACTGGTTTGAGGTGACAAATAAAGGTACGACCGCTGTAGATATCACTGGCTGGAAAGTCGATGACAACTCCAACTCATTTGCGTCGGCTGTCGCCCTGAATGGTGTCACCAGTATCGCCCCTGGGCAATCGGTAGTATTTATCGAAGCTACCGACCTCGCTGCCGCCAAAACTGCGTTTCAGAATGCGTGGTTTGGTAGCACCGTTCCTAGCGGATTCACGATCGGTAACTACAGTGGTGCGGGCATCGGCTTGAGTACTGGCGGTGACGCGGTAAATCTCTACAATGCCGCTGGCAGCTTAGTCACGGGTGTGACTTTCGGTGCTAGCCCAACGGCTTCCCCCTTTGCGACATTCGACAATCAGGCGGGACTCGGCGGAACTACCACCCTACCAACTATTTCGACTTTGAGTGTGGCTGGGACTAATGGAGCCATCCTTGCCAACGACAAAATCGAAATTGGCTCTCCAGGTTCGATCGCTAATTCAACAACACCAACTCCTACAGGTATGTTTAAACTCCAACTGTTACATTTCGCCGATCAAGAAGCGGGGATTCCCGCATTAGAAGATGCGCCCCGCCTTTCCGCCGTCCTCAACGCGCTCAAAAATCAAGATGGTAGCGACGCAGGTACCGCACCTGACTTCCCCAATACCCTAATCCTCTCCTCTGGAGATGCTTACATCCCTGGTGCGTTCCTCAATGCCAGCGAACTCGCTTTCGGCGGACAGGGACGGGCGGACATTCTGATTCAAAACGAATTAGGCGTGCAAGCGATCGCGTTTGGCAACCACGAGTTTGACTTGGGCACCACGTTAGTCGCTAACTTATTGAAACCAGGGGCGGCAATCCCCGCGACTGGAACTACCCCCGCCTTCCCCGCTTATCCTGGTGCGGCGTTCCCATACTTGAGCGGCAACCTCAACTTTGCGCCCGATGCCAACCTCGCACCGTTAGTCACCGCTGATGGTCAGGAAGCAAATAAAATTGCTGGTAAGATTGCGGGCACGACTTTTATTAATGTCAACGGTCAAAAAATTGGGATCGTCGGTGCGACAACCCCCACACTGCGGAATATTTCCAGCCCTGGTAATGTCACCGTCAGCCCCGCCACCTTTGGTGGTACGCCCACTCCTGCCGAACTCGATGCCCTAGCTGCGATAATTCAGACCGACGTAGATGCCTTGCTCGCCGCCAATCCTGACATGAACAAAGTCATCGTGATGGCGCACATGCAGCAAATTTCGATCGAGACAGAACTAGCCAAACGGTTGAAAAATGTCGATATCATCATGGCTGGCGGTTCAAATACCCGCTTATTAGATAGCAATGATGTCTTACGTCCCGGCGATACCAATCAAGGTCAGTATCCCACATTCTTAACTGGTGCCGATGGCAAACCGATCGCGTTAATTAACACCGATGGTAATTATAAATATGTCGGGCGGCTCGTCATCGATTTTGATGACAATGGCAATATCGTTCCTAGTAGCTATGACGCAACTGTCAGCGGTGCTTATGCAACTAATGCCGCAGGCGTAACCGCTCTCAACGCGCAATCCTCAGTCGATCCTGAAATCCAAACGATCGTCGATAAGCTCAAAACCGTCGTCGCCGCACAAGATGGCGCGATCTTCGGACATACCGATGTGTTCCTCAATGGTACTCGCTCCGATGTCCGCACTCAAGAAACCAACTTTGGTAATCTCAGTGCTGATGCCAATTTAGCGATCGCCAAGGCTCTCGATCCGACTGTCACGATCTCCATTAAAAATGGTGGCGGTATTCGCGATAATATCGGGAGCGTCACCTTCCCCACAGGCGGTACCAATGCTGCTGATGCCATCAAATCACCACCAGCAGCCAATCCGCTGGCGAATAAATCCGAAGGTGATATCTCGCAACTAGACATCACCAACTCGCTCCGCTTCAATAATGGCTTAACCCTAGTCACACTGACAGCAGCGCAACTCTTACAGACGATCGAACATTCGGTCGCTGGCACCGCTCCAGGTGCGACACCCGGACAATTCGGCCAGTTTGGCGGGATTAAATTTAGCTTCGATGCGACTCGTCCGGCTGGCGATCGGGTAATTTCCCTCGCAGTAGAAGCCCAAACTCCAGGTGGTGCCCAACAGGTAGTCGTCCAAAATGGCGAAGTCGTCGGCAATCCCGATCGCACCTTCCGCATCATTACCCTAAATTTCTTGGCAAGCGGTGGCGATGGCTATCCCTTCCCAGCCTTCCAAACTGCCAATCCTACCCGCTTCGATCGTGTCGATCTCCTTGGCGAACCCGACACCAATAACAACGGCTTTGAGGCGAGTGAAGACCTCAATCGTAACGGCAAACAAGACGCGGCACTAGTCGAACCTACCAGCTTCCGCAAAGCTAATTTTGCCCCCTTCGGTTCCGAACAAGATGCCCTCGCCGAATACCTAGTCCAGACCTTCCCCAATCCTACCAAACCATTCAACCAAGCCGATACCGCTCCCGCCCTCGACGAACGGATTCAAAACCTCGCTGCACGGAAGGATACCGTCATCGCGCCGCCACCTGTCAATCCTACTAGCCTAATTTCCGGTACCGCAGGTGTCGATAAATTAATTGCTGGGACAGCAGGATTCGACGGCATTAATGACATCGTATTTACTGGTGCTGGTAACGACGAAGTGGATGTCGCGATCGCGGGTGCTGCTGCTGGTAACAACCGGATCGATTTAGGTAGCGGTAATGACATCATCTACGTTGCCAATAACGATCGCGCATTTGGTAGTGCTGGTGACGATATCTTCGAGGCTGGCGATGCTACTGGCTACCGGATCTCTGGTGGTGCTGGCAACGATACCTTATACCTCGGTACCAACGGTCGAGGTTTAGGTGGCGACGGTAACGATAAGTTATATGTCGGTCTTGGTGGTGCTAATCTCCTCTCTGGTGGTGCTGGTGCCGACCAATTCTGGATCGCTAATGCCGAACTTCCTGGTGCCGCGAATACGATTCTGGATTTCCAAATCGGTATCGATGTCATCGGCATTCAAGGGGCTAAGAGTTTGGGAATTAGCGCGACAACTTTAGTTTTAAGTCAAGTTGGTACGGATACTGCCATTAACTTCGGCGGTCAAACTTTGGCACTCCTGACAGGTATTCAAGCTAGTAGCTTGACTCCTGGTAATGCCAGTCAGTTTGTATTTGCTTAA
- a CDS encoding heavy metal translocating P-type ATPase, with the protein MSSPSLSRSRWQALLKEYPDAIAAGVCAVLVLIGWFTLDRGWLGFSLLILAAAYVIGGYQNTLEGLGTLWREKELDVDLLMIVAALGAAALGLWRKEYYFIVDGGMLILIFAISGVLEGYAMSRTERSIQGLMSLTSDTARKLVDGQERMVSVAELQLGDRVLVKPGELVPTDGTIVEGSSELNQAPITGESMPVEKTVGDEVFAGTINGNGALKIQIDRSPESSLIQRVIRLVEQAQTETPPSQQFIERFERGYAKAIVLLGILLGTLPPFLLGWTWEDTVYRALIFLVVASPCALMAATMPALLSGIANGARHGILFKNGAQLEAIGQVRAIAFDKTGTLTTGKPQVVQVMAIEHPDKLLQVAAALENMSEHPIGAAIVHAAQKQGREWIEAVNVRSEPGRGISGKVEGKIAVVGKAAFVQAQAANCPESLAKQSQKWEQEGKTVVWVAYDNNILGIIAVADTVRATAARSIRHLKRLGIDRIVMLTGDNQRTAENIAQEIGIDGVYAELLPEAKLEVIRQLQQQYQSVAMVGDGINDAPALAQASVGIAMGIVGSDVALETADVVLMADRLEKLEYAIRLSRRSGQIVKQNIVFALSFILILLVANFTGNMTLPLGVLGHEGSTVLVILNGLRLLKD; encoded by the coding sequence ATGTCTTCCCCTTCCCTGTCTAGATCCCGTTGGCAAGCACTACTTAAAGAATACCCAGATGCGATCGCGGCTGGCGTTTGTGCGGTGCTGGTGTTGATAGGTTGGTTCACCCTAGATCGCGGCTGGTTGGGTTTTAGTTTGCTAATTCTAGCTGCCGCCTATGTCATTGGGGGATATCAAAACACTCTGGAAGGGTTGGGCACTTTGTGGCGAGAGAAAGAGCTAGATGTGGACTTATTGATGATTGTGGCAGCGTTGGGAGCGGCTGCTTTGGGGCTGTGGCGCAAGGAATACTACTTCATCGTCGATGGTGGGATGTTGATTCTGATTTTTGCCATTAGCGGAGTACTGGAAGGCTATGCAATGAGCCGGACAGAGCGGAGCATTCAGGGATTGATGAGCCTGACTTCTGATACTGCCCGCAAGCTTGTCGATGGGCAGGAACGAATGGTGTCGGTGGCTGAATTACAGCTTGGCGATCGAGTCTTGGTGAAGCCAGGAGAGTTGGTACCGACAGATGGGACGATCGTTGAGGGATCGAGCGAACTCAATCAAGCTCCGATTACGGGGGAATCAATGCCCGTTGAAAAAACCGTTGGCGATGAGGTATTCGCAGGGACGATTAATGGGAACGGTGCGCTCAAGATTCAGATCGATCGATCGCCAGAGAGTAGCCTAATTCAGCGGGTAATTCGGTTAGTAGAACAGGCGCAGACTGAAACACCTCCTTCTCAACAGTTCATCGAACGATTCGAGCGCGGTTATGCCAAAGCGATCGTCTTACTGGGCATTTTACTCGGTACTTTACCACCATTTCTACTCGGCTGGACTTGGGAAGATACAGTTTATCGCGCCCTGATTTTTCTGGTAGTAGCTTCGCCCTGTGCATTAATGGCAGCAACGATGCCAGCTCTATTATCGGGCATCGCGAATGGGGCGCGACATGGAATTTTGTTCAAGAATGGGGCGCAGTTAGAAGCGATCGGACAAGTTCGAGCGATCGCCTTTGATAAGACTGGAACACTGACTACAGGCAAACCTCAAGTCGTCCAAGTGATGGCGATCGAACATCCAGACAAATTGCTCCAAGTGGCTGCGGCTCTGGAAAACATGTCCGAGCATCCGATCGGAGCCGCGATCGTCCACGCAGCCCAGAAACAAGGCAGGGAATGGATTGAAGCCGTTAATGTTCGCTCTGAACCTGGACGGGGGATTAGTGGTAAAGTTGAGGGGAAAATAGCGGTAGTCGGTAAAGCCGCCTTTGTGCAAGCGCAAGCAGCTAATTGTCCAGAATCGTTGGCAAAACAGAGTCAAAAGTGGGAGCAAGAGGGCAAAACTGTTGTCTGGGTTGCTTATGACAACAACATCTTGGGGATTATCGCCGTTGCTGATACCGTCAGAGCCACAGCCGCTCGATCGATCCGCCACTTAAAACGCTTAGGGATCGATCGAATTGTGATGTTGACAGGTGATAATCAGCGTACCGCCGAGAATATCGCCCAGGAAATTGGGATCGATGGGGTGTATGCCGAACTCCTACCTGAAGCTAAACTTGAAGTAATTCGCCAACTCCAGCAACAATATCAGTCGGTGGCGATGGTTGGCGATGGAATTAATGATGCTCCGGCTCTGGCTCAAGCCTCTGTCGGGATTGCGATGGGGATTGTCGGCAGTGACGTGGCACTAGAAACAGCGGATGTGGTATTAATGGCCGATCGGTTGGAAAAACTCGAATATGCCATTCGGCTGAGTCGTCGCTCTGGGCAGATTGTCAAGCAAAACATCGTTTTTGCCCTCAGCTTTATTTTGATATTGCTAGTCGCCAATTTTACTGGCAATATGACCCTCCCATTAGGTGTCCTCGGTCATGAAGGATCGACCGTATTGGTGATTTTAAATGGTTTACGGTTGCTGAAAGATTAG
- a CDS encoding DUF1636 family protein codes for MAKHVLYVCKSCSFSLKERDYLGERGGKHLLDRVSDLAENWVLKSDFAIEELVCLSACKRPCAIALTGANKTSLMFGDLSPLDSADAILQLCDLYYTSTDGIIPRNERPEILQKSILARIPPSPR; via the coding sequence ATGGCTAAACATGTTTTGTATGTTTGTAAATCTTGCTCTTTTTCCCTGAAAGAGCGAGATTATTTAGGCGAACGAGGTGGCAAACATTTGCTCGATCGAGTCTCCGATCTCGCTGAAAATTGGGTTTTGAAATCTGATTTTGCAATTGAAGAGTTAGTCTGTTTGAGTGCTTGCAAACGACCATGTGCGATTGCTTTAACCGGAGCAAACAAAACTAGCTTAATGTTTGGCGATCTATCACCGCTAGATAGTGCAGATGCAATTCTCCAATTGTGCGATCTTTACTATACAAGCACCGACGGCATCATCCCACGAAACGAGCGACCAGAAATCTTACAAAAGAGCATTTTAGCCAGAATTCCACCTTCTCCAAGATAA
- a CDS encoding alkaline phosphatase PhoX — MSISRRHFLTLAGAGTSSSFILAGLESLYRQSVAISVAKSPTVKGYGALVKDPRGILDLPAGFSYKIVSQSGKQMSDGTSVPSNFDGMAAFAGKNGSTILVRNHELRLNDKSRVIAALDRMYDPNCKGGTTTLSIDRNRQLTKEYVSLAGTSVNCSGGKTPWGTWISCEENIAMPGLPDTSKGIVTKPHGYNFEVPINSQTPVLPVPLVAMGRFRHEAIEVDPRTGIVYQTEDDPTGLFYRFIPKQPGKLAAGGILEALKIVGKPQVNTKQNFPLRQKFAVEWVRIEEPNPPENTVRREGFTKGAAQFMRGEGICYVNGSFYFTCTQGGNVLANLTVSPGQEARGNGQIWKYTPGKTAKNGGSIELFLEPNDDTILDMPDNITLAPNGHLIACEDGKGEQRLVGITPQGGVYTFARNARDNSEFAGACFSRDGRTMFVNIYDPGLTLAVWGNWTKV; from the coding sequence ATGTCTATTTCCCGTCGTCATTTCCTGACACTTGCTGGTGCAGGTACTAGCAGTAGCTTTATCCTGGCTGGATTAGAAAGTCTGTATCGGCAATCTGTGGCAATATCGGTAGCCAAATCGCCAACAGTTAAGGGTTACGGTGCGTTAGTCAAAGATCCGCGCGGAATTTTAGATCTACCAGCGGGATTTAGTTACAAAATCGTCTCTCAAAGCGGCAAACAAATGAGCGATGGCACGAGCGTACCAAGTAATTTCGATGGCATGGCCGCTTTTGCAGGCAAAAATGGTTCGACAATTTTAGTCCGCAATCACGAACTTCGTCTGAATGATAAGTCGCGGGTAATCGCTGCTCTCGATCGGATGTACGATCCTAATTGTAAGGGCGGTACGACAACTCTCTCGATCGATCGAAATCGTCAGTTAACTAAAGAATATGTATCTTTAGCAGGGACTAGCGTCAACTGTTCTGGTGGTAAAACGCCCTGGGGTACATGGATTAGCTGCGAAGAAAATATTGCGATGCCAGGGCTGCCAGATACGAGTAAAGGGATCGTGACCAAACCTCACGGCTATAATTTTGAAGTACCGATAAATAGCCAAACGCCAGTTTTACCAGTACCTTTGGTAGCAATGGGAAGATTTCGCCACGAAGCAATTGAAGTCGATCCGCGCACTGGTATTGTCTATCAAACCGAAGACGATCCGACTGGATTATTTTATCGGTTTATTCCCAAACAGCCTGGAAAATTAGCCGCAGGCGGGATACTCGAAGCTCTCAAAATCGTCGGCAAACCCCAAGTTAATACCAAACAAAACTTCCCACTCCGACAAAAATTTGCCGTAGAATGGGTGCGAATTGAAGAACCCAATCCGCCTGAAAATACAGTCCGGAGGGAAGGTTTTACTAAAGGTGCCGCTCAATTTATGCGCGGGGAAGGCATCTGTTATGTCAATGGTTCTTTTTACTTTACCTGCACCCAAGGTGGTAATGTTTTGGCAAATCTTACCGTGTCACCAGGGCAAGAAGCCAGAGGTAACGGGCAAATCTGGAAATATACCCCTGGAAAAACTGCTAAAAATGGTGGATCGATTGAACTATTTTTAGAACCCAATGACGATACTATTCTCGACATGCCCGATAATATTACGCTCGCACCTAACGGTCATTTAATCGCTTGCGAGGATGGCAAAGGCGAACAAAGATTAGTCGGCATTACTCCACAGGGTGGTGTTTATACTTTCGCTCGTAATGCCAGAGATAATAGTGAATTTGCTGGAGCATGTTTTTCTCGAGATGGTCGCACGATGTTTGTCAATATCTACGATCCGGGGCTAACTTTAGCAGTCTGGGGCAATTGGACAAAAGTATAA
- a CDS encoding Fur family transcriptional regulator, which yields MSSTGLIARLTPHQERILKTLETIEGEISTQDLYIQLRNTHKTLGLATVYRGLEVLRLQGLVQSRTSTDGESLYSLVQKHQHYFTCVRCSKSMEIDACPVCQVEAELEQKQSLKVFYHTLEFFGLCTFCQAAGN from the coding sequence ATGAGTAGTACTGGTCTAATCGCTCGATTAACTCCCCATCAAGAGCGTATTCTCAAAACTCTCGAAACAATTGAGGGTGAAATTTCCACCCAAGATTTATATATTCAATTGCGAAATACTCATAAAACATTGGGACTTGCAACTGTCTATCGCGGATTAGAAGTATTGAGATTGCAAGGATTGGTTCAAAGTCGGACTTCAACTGATGGTGAATCTTTATATAGTCTAGTTCAAAAACATCAGCATTATTTTACTTGTGTGCGATGTAGTAAATCGATGGAGATCGATGCTTGTCCGGTTTGTCAGGTCGAAGCTGAATTAGAACAAAAACAATCGCTCAAAGTCTTTTATCATACTTTAGAGTTTTTTGGTTTATGTACATTTTGTCAAGCAGCAGGTAATTAA